Proteins from one Palaemon carinicauda isolate YSFRI2023 chromosome 26, ASM3689809v2, whole genome shotgun sequence genomic window:
- the LOC137619503 gene encoding GDP-Man:Man(3)GlcNAc(2)-PP-Dol alpha-1,2-mannosyltransferase-like, which yields MTNIITNFLESIVELVNLTSQMMSLALRVWSLGITIILQLLVVLAGCLCICWFLIKLAVLMIRRGEKGYKHVAFFHPYCNAGGGGERVLWCAIRAIQRKYPKVKCYIYTGDTDATPQEILQKAQQRFNITLPRPVEFIFLNFRTLVEAKHYPMLTLLMQSLGSLLLGGEALSKFRPDIYFDTMGYAFTYPLFRYVGGCTVGSYTHYPTISTDMLSRVANRVEAHNNSGVIAQNVVFSTLKLGYYYLFTLLYSIVGQSAHVVLVNSSWTHGHITALWGHSSTHIVYPPCDTEKFKSLSLISDSEKNVKSIISVGQFRPEKDHLLQLKSLQRLCEIIPSSLSEKVQLVLIGGCRNEQDQQRVDNLKNIASELGIGDKILWKLNAPFTELLDYVQTGTIGLHTMWNEHFGICVVECMAGGLIMVAHDSGGPQMDIVIDYEGQQTGYRATDVESYAHAMKTILENSDEERELIRRAARASVDRFSDTEFELSFLNASEQLFSDNPIP from the exons ATGACCAATATCATAACAAACTTTTTGGAGTCTATAGTCGAATTAGTGAACCTGACTTCACAGATGATGTCTCTTGCGCTAAGAGTTTGGTCCCTGGGGATCACAATTATTCTCCAACTCTTGGTAGTGCTCGCTGGGTGTTTGTGTATTTGCTGGTTTCTCATTAAGCTG GCGGTGCTTATGATACGCCGAGGTGAGAAAGGTTACAAACATGTTGCTTTTTTTCATCCCTATTGCAATGCTGGAGGTGGTGGTGAAAGAGTATTATGGTGTGCCATTAGAGCCATTCAAAGAAA GTATCCGAaagtgaaatgttatatatatacaggcgATACAGATGCTACCCCACAAGAAATTCTTCAAAAAGCACAACAGAGATTTAATATTACTCTGCCAAGACCAGTTGAGTTTATTTTTCTCAACTTTCGAACCCTTGTTGAAGCCAAACACTATCCTATGTTAACGTTACTTATGCAGAGTTTAGGGTCTCTGTTGCTAGGGGGAGAAGCTTTGTCAAAATTTCGGCCTGATATCTATTTTGATACCATGGGGTATGCATTCACTTATCCTCTGTTTCGTTATGTTGGAGGATGCACTGTGGGTTCATATACACATTATCCAACTATAAGCACAGACATGTTGAGCCGTGTAGCAAATAGGGTAGAAGCTCATAATAACAGTGGAGTGATTGCTCAGAATGTGGTCTTCAGTACATTAAAACTTGGTTATTATTATCTCTTCACTTTGCTGTACTCAATAGTGGGACAATCTGCTCATGTAGTTTTAGTTAATTCATCTTGGACACATGGGCATATTACAGCATTGTGGGGTCATTCTTCTACTCATATTGTGTACCCACCTTGTGACACTGAGAAGTTCAAGAGTTTGTCACTTATTTCTGATTCAGAAAAAAATGTTAAGTCTATTATATCTGTGGGTCAGTTTCGCCCAGAGAAAGACCACTTGTTGCAGTTGAAATCCCTTCAGAGGCTTTGTGAAATCATACCTTCAAGTTTGTCTGAGAAGGTGCAATTGGTGTTGATAGGTGGCTGTAGAAATGAGCAAGACCAACAACGTGTAGATAATCTAAAGAATATAGCAAGTGAACTTGGTATTGGTGATAAGATTCTTTGGAAATTGAATGCCCCTTTTACAGAGCTTTTAGATTATGTACAAACTGGAACAATAGGCCTTCATACCATGTGGAATGAGCACTTTGGCATATGTGTTGTAGAATGCATGGCTGGTGGGCTGATCATGGTTGCACATGATTCTGGCGGGCCACAGATGGACATTGTCATAGACTACGAAGGCCAGCAGACAGGCTATAGGGCAACCGATGTTGAAAGCTATGCCCATGCAATGAAAACTATTTTGGAAAATTCTGATGAAGAGAGAGAGCTAATTAGAAGAGCAGCTAGAGCTTCAGTTGacaggttcagtgacactgaatttgaACTGTCTTTCTTAAATGCCAGTGAACAGTTGTTTTCAGATAATCCAATACCTTAG